CATGTAAAAGCCATCGAAAAAAGCGGAGCCAAGGTTGTCTGTGACACATGCATGGTCGTATCCCCCGCTTCAAACAACTACAAGGCAATGATGGTTAATTCCGGAAAGGCACTGGCATACGTTCCGAGCATGTGCAGAGTTGCTTCACGATATGGAAGTATCGAGCAGTGTATCAGAGAGGCAGGTGTTGTCGATGAGAATTAAATGCAGAAGCATTTCAAGAGGTACTGCCGAAGGCGAGGTACTCCTCACCCATGATTCCATCTCATTCCTTGGTAATGTAGATCCGAAGACCGGAGAAATAGTGGAACCAGAGCATGAGCTTTTTGGCCAGTGCATTAAGGACAAAGTCCTGGTCTTCCCACATGGAAAGGGTTCGACCGTAGGTTCATATGTACTCTACCAGCTTATCAAAAACGAGGTCGCACCTGCTGCCATGATCAATATCGAATCTGAGCCCATAGTTGCGGTCGGCGCTATTATTTCCGGCATTCCTCTGGTTGATAAGATGGAGAAGGATCCTTTTGAGGTACTTAAGAACGGCGACCATGTGAAGGTTGACGCTGCTTCCGGGTTCGTGGAAACTGAGATTTGAGTGCTATTACATATTTAAACTTAGATATGGATATCAATTTTCGCTGGAACAGGAAGAATTCCTACAGTCTTGCCGCACTTGCACCGCTTCTCCCGGATGCACGAATGGCAAAAAAGCCCGAGAATGGCCTGATGGTCTACAGTTTTGCATCCAGACAGAAAGATACCGTATTCAGGGAAGTGGAAAACGCAAGCACTGATTCTGTCTTCATAGCTGGCGGACCTCATCCCTCCGGTGCACCTGAGGAAACACTTCGCTATTTTGATTATGTGGTCATCGGAGAGGGTGAAGAGACATTACCGGAGCTGGTGAGAACACTAAAAAACGGTGACG
The window above is part of the Methanolobus zinderi genome. Proteins encoded here:
- a CDS encoding DUF126 domain-containing protein, giving the protein MLSMRIKCRSISRGTAEGEVLLTHDSISFLGNVDPKTGEIVEPEHELFGQCIKDKVLVFPHGKGSTVGSYVLYQLIKNEVAPAAMINIESEPIVAVGAIISGIPLVDKMEKDPFEVLKNGDHVKVDAASGFVETEI